One genomic segment of Acidimicrobiales bacterium includes these proteins:
- a CDS encoding dienelactone hydrolase family protein yields the protein MSTAVRIPAPGCTLDADLAGPEAPTGVVAFAHGSGSSRHSPRNREVAAVLQEAGLATLLADLLTPEEEQADMRTGHLRFDIGLLAGRLVAIADWLSEERRTSALPLGFFGASTGGAAALVAAARQPEAVSAVVSRGGRPDLAGVDLGAVRAPTLLIVGGRDDVVLGLNQEALGELRGEKRLEVVPGATHLFEEPGALQAVAALARGWFLEHLISDA from the coding sequence GTGAGCACGGCGGTTCGAATACCCGCCCCCGGGTGCACGCTCGACGCCGACCTGGCTGGGCCCGAGGCACCGACAGGTGTGGTCGCCTTCGCCCACGGGAGCGGCAGCAGCCGCCACAGCCCTCGCAACCGCGAGGTCGCGGCCGTTCTCCAGGAGGCGGGCCTGGCCACCCTGCTGGCCGACCTGCTCACGCCCGAGGAGGAGCAGGCCGACATGCGGACCGGCCACCTGCGCTTCGACATCGGCCTGCTGGCCGGTCGCCTGGTGGCCATTGCCGACTGGCTGTCGGAGGAGCGCAGGACGTCCGCGCTGCCGCTGGGCTTCTTCGGTGCCAGCACCGGCGGGGCTGCCGCCCTGGTCGCCGCGGCCCGCCAGCCGGAAGCTGTCTCGGCCGTGGTCTCCCGTGGCGGCCGCCCCGATCTGGCCGGCGTCGATCTTGGCGCCGTGCGAGCACCGACCCTGCTCATCGTGGGCGGGCGGGACGACGTCGTCCTCGGTCTCAACCAGGAAGCGCTCGGTGAGCTCCGCGGCGAGAAACGGCTCGAAGTCGTTCCCGGGGCGACGCATCTGTTCGAGGAGCCCGGCGCCCTGCAGGCGGTCGCCGCGCTGGCACGCGGTTGGTTCCTCGAACACCTCATATCGGACGCCTGA
- a CDS encoding TIGR00300 family protein — MASQGSKRAITSILVHLVAGVEGQAGAQRRPAPPGGVGTLTPMAPAIETVEMEGHIIDSLILAKVMDLVLAAGADYEVQSVHIGKTNRDISRARIRISAPSDEVLGPLLAQLQAQGANRVVQGDAELLAADTDGVLPAGFYATTNLPTWVRVDGRWVSVVNPEMDCAIVVRPGPGADGQERVRTVPMHRVRAGDLVVVGTDGVRVEAPERPRGAGPFEFMTSEVSSEKPKAVVVAEVAERVRREKHDGGGRVLAVCGPAVIHTGAGPDLARLVREGWIDILFAGNGFAAHDIEANVMGTSLGVSMGGGMPADGGHANHLRVINEVRRYGSIAAAVEAGYIDGGVMYECVRRGVPFVLAGSLRDDGPLPDVYRDVVEAADAMRYLVPGVSVALMLASTLHTIATGNLLPAGVETFCVDINQAVVTKLADRGSHQALGIVTDVGLFVSQLAERLGGTPG; from the coding sequence GTGGCTTCCCAGGGATCGAAGCGCGCCATCACCTCCATCCTGGTCCACCTCGTTGCCGGGGTCGAGGGGCAGGCGGGCGCCCAGCGACGCCCGGCGCCGCCCGGGGGCGTGGGTACGCTGACGCCGATGGCGCCGGCGATCGAGACGGTCGAGATGGAAGGACACATCATCGACTCGCTGATCCTGGCCAAGGTGATGGACCTGGTGCTCGCCGCGGGCGCCGACTACGAGGTCCAGTCGGTCCACATCGGCAAGACCAATCGAGACATCAGCCGGGCCCGCATCCGGATCTCGGCTCCCAGCGACGAGGTGCTCGGCCCGCTGCTGGCCCAGCTCCAGGCCCAGGGGGCCAACCGCGTCGTCCAGGGCGACGCCGAGCTGCTGGCGGCCGACACCGACGGAGTGCTCCCGGCCGGCTTCTACGCCACGACGAACCTGCCCACGTGGGTGCGTGTCGACGGTCGCTGGGTCAGCGTGGTCAATCCCGAGATGGACTGCGCCATCGTCGTGCGCCCGGGGCCCGGCGCCGATGGCCAGGAGCGGGTGCGAACCGTCCCGATGCACCGGGTTCGGGCCGGCGACCTCGTGGTCGTGGGCACCGATGGGGTCCGGGTGGAGGCGCCCGAGCGGCCGCGGGGTGCCGGGCCGTTCGAGTTCATGACCTCCGAGGTGTCGTCGGAGAAACCCAAGGCCGTGGTCGTGGCCGAGGTGGCCGAGCGGGTCCGGCGGGAGAAGCACGACGGGGGCGGCAGGGTGCTGGCCGTATGCGGACCCGCCGTGATCCACACCGGCGCTGGCCCGGACCTGGCTCGCCTGGTCCGAGAGGGGTGGATCGACATTCTCTTCGCCGGCAACGGCTTCGCTGCCCACGACATCGAGGCCAACGTGATGGGCACGTCGCTCGGCGTCTCCATGGGCGGCGGGATGCCTGCGGACGGGGGACACGCCAACCACCTCCGGGTCATCAACGAGGTCCGCCGCTACGGCTCGATCGCCGCCGCCGTCGAGGCGGGCTACATCGACGGCGGCGTGATGTATGAGTGCGTGCGCCGCGGCGTGCCGTTCGTCCTCGCCGGCTCCCTTCGCGATGACGGCCCGCTGCCCGACGTCTACAGGGACGTGGTCGAGGCGGCCGACGCCATGCGGTACCTCGTCCCCGGCGTCAGCGTGGCGCTGATGTTGGCCTCCACCCTCCACACCATCGCGACAGGCAACCTGCTCCCGGCGGGCGTGGAGACCTTCTGCGTCGACATCAACCAGGCGGTGGTGACCAAGCTGGCCGATCGGGGCAGCCACCAGGCCCTCGGCATCGTCACCGACGTCGGGCTGTTCGTCAGCCAACTCGCCGAGCGGCTCGGTGGGACACCGGGTTGA
- a CDS encoding ZIP family metal transporter, whose product MPAGEVFLLGAIAGLTIFFGLPIGRLRHVNPSLRVLLNAIAIGILVFLLWDVLSKAVEPAQTSLQSAVDHHGSWWAFVGSCATFVSCLAVGLLSLVFYDRWAGQRAARRRYGPGAASVAELSQPREAIVRSGESLAVLIAVGIGLHNLSEGLAIGQSAARNEVSLALVLIIGFGLHNATEGFGIVAPLAVEEARPSWGFLALLGLVGGGPTFLGTIVGRSFVNETLFVAFLALAAGSILYVVIQLLNVAQKMGHKEMLMWGILGGLLAGFATDFVLTAAGV is encoded by the coding sequence GTGCCTGCTGGTGAAGTCTTTCTGCTGGGTGCCATCGCCGGGCTCACCATCTTCTTCGGCCTACCCATCGGACGCCTGCGGCACGTGAACCCCAGCCTGCGGGTGCTGCTCAACGCCATCGCCATCGGGATCCTCGTCTTCCTGTTGTGGGACGTGCTGTCGAAGGCGGTGGAGCCGGCGCAGACCTCGCTCCAGTCCGCCGTCGACCACCACGGCTCGTGGTGGGCGTTCGTCGGCTCGTGCGCCACCTTCGTCAGCTGCCTGGCTGTCGGCCTCCTCAGTCTGGTGTTCTACGACCGCTGGGCCGGCCAGCGGGCGGCGCGCCGGCGCTACGGACCGGGCGCCGCCTCGGTGGCCGAGCTTTCCCAGCCTCGGGAGGCGATCGTGCGCTCGGGCGAGAGCCTGGCGGTGCTCATCGCGGTCGGCATCGGCCTCCACAATCTCTCCGAAGGGCTTGCCATCGGGCAGTCTGCGGCGAGGAACGAGGTGAGCCTGGCCCTGGTCCTGATCATCGGTTTCGGGTTGCACAACGCCACCGAGGGGTTCGGCATCGTGGCTCCGCTGGCCGTGGAGGAGGCCCGGCCCAGCTGGGGCTTCCTTGCGCTGTTGGGATTGGTGGGTGGCGGGCCGACGTTCCTCGGCACCATCGTCGGGCGCTCGTTCGTGAACGAGACGCTGTTCGTCGCCTTCCTGGCCCTGGCTGCAGGGTCGATCCTGTACGTGGTGATCCAGCTGCTGAACGTTGCGCAGAAGATGGGTCACAAGGAGATGCTCATGTGGGGCATCCTGGGCGGGCTCCTCGCCGGGTTCGCGACCGACTTCGTGCTGACGGCCGCCGGCGTCTGA
- a CDS encoding Glu/Leu/Phe/Val dehydrogenase has translation MEVMARFDPWEATLERLDDAAKLAGLDSDVHRLLRTPRRVLEVAVPVRMDDGRVEVFTGWRVHHDTTRGPAKGGIRFHPELDAREVVALAANMTFKTSVVNIPFGGGKGGVRCDPRRFSDGELERVTRRYATEVAPILGPDRDIPAPDVNTDGRVMAWLMDTLSMMWGGGVNPGAVTGKPLSIGGTRSHTGATASGVLACTRAAFSELDMSFVGARAVLQGFGKVGGPLAFLLSSGGMRVVGVSDLGGAVYNPGGLDTSTLATHVDLHGTVAGFDGGDPVAPDDLWELECELVVPAALEGAVDEQAANRLGGKVVVEAANSPTTPEADAVLDRRHIVVVPDILANAGGVTVSYFEWAQSRQGFAWEEGLVANRLRASMDNAFTAVWARADALGVSLRRAAYVIAVERVAEAISARGLFP, from the coding sequence ATGGAGGTGATGGCGCGCTTCGATCCCTGGGAAGCCACGCTCGAACGACTCGACGACGCGGCCAAGCTGGCCGGGCTCGACTCGGACGTGCACCGCCTGCTGCGCACGCCCCGCCGCGTCCTCGAGGTCGCCGTGCCCGTGCGCATGGACGACGGCCGGGTGGAGGTGTTCACCGGTTGGCGGGTCCACCACGACACCACCCGGGGCCCGGCCAAAGGAGGGATCCGGTTCCACCCCGAGCTGGACGCCCGGGAGGTGGTCGCCCTCGCCGCCAACATGACCTTCAAGACGTCGGTCGTGAACATTCCTTTCGGTGGCGGCAAGGGCGGTGTGCGCTGCGACCCCCGGCGATTCTCCGACGGCGAGCTCGAGCGCGTCACCCGCCGCTACGCCACCGAGGTCGCGCCCATCCTGGGCCCGGACCGGGACATCCCGGCGCCCGACGTCAACACCGACGGCCGGGTCATGGCGTGGCTGATGGACACCCTGTCGATGATGTGGGGGGGCGGTGTGAACCCTGGTGCGGTCACCGGCAAGCCTCTCTCGATAGGTGGCACGCGAAGCCACACTGGTGCGACCGCGTCGGGGGTGCTCGCCTGTACGCGGGCCGCGTTCAGCGAGCTGGACATGAGCTTCGTCGGCGCCCGGGCGGTGCTGCAGGGGTTCGGCAAGGTGGGCGGTCCGCTGGCGTTCCTGTTGTCATCGGGCGGCATGCGGGTCGTCGGGGTGAGCGACCTGGGGGGCGCGGTGTACAACCCGGGCGGGCTCGACACCTCGACGCTGGCCACCCACGTCGACCTCCACGGGACGGTGGCCGGGTTCGACGGCGGCGATCCGGTCGCGCCCGACGACCTCTGGGAGCTCGAGTGCGAGCTCGTGGTCCCTGCGGCGCTGGAAGGCGCCGTGGACGAGCAGGCCGCCAACCGACTTGGGGGCAAGGTCGTCGTCGAGGCGGCCAACTCGCCGACCACGCCCGAAGCGGACGCGGTCCTGGACCGCCGCCACATCGTCGTGGTGCCCGACATCCTGGCCAACGCGGGCGGCGTCACGGTGTCCTACTTCGAGTGGGCCCAGAGTCGCCAGGGCTTCGCGTGGGAGGAGGGCCTGGTCGCCAACCGCCTGCGGGCCAGCATGGACAACGCCTTCACCGCGGTATGGGCGAGGGCCGACGCCCTCGGTGTGTCGTTGCGACGGGCCGCGTACGTGATCGCCGTCGAGCGGGTGGCCGAGGCCATCTCCGCCCGCGGCCTGTTCCCGTGA
- a CDS encoding arginine deiminase-related protein has translation MSQLPWGRRLLMCRPQHFTVLYEINPWMHAEVRPDPDRAMEQFDGLMVQLQAAGAEIELMEPVEQLPDLVFTANAGVVNGSQFVPARFRHPERHGETAHDAEWFAGRGFEVEWLPDNVVHEGAGDALPFGPQGELVLVSAYRFRSDAASHPALSKLTGAPVRSVELADERLYHLDLTFCPLDDRRAMVAPLGLDAYGRKVIDALVPEPLVLEDDEALAFCANSVVVGGNIIMPSCPPRVGRILEAWGFEVAVAPVDEFLMAGGACRCLTLALDVDLRTGLS, from the coding sequence TTGAGCCAGCTCCCGTGGGGCCGGCGCCTTCTGATGTGCCGTCCCCAGCACTTCACCGTCCTCTACGAGATCAACCCGTGGATGCACGCCGAGGTGCGCCCCGATCCCGACCGGGCGATGGAGCAGTTCGATGGCCTGATGGTGCAGCTGCAGGCCGCCGGCGCCGAGATCGAGTTGATGGAACCGGTCGAGCAGCTTCCGGATCTCGTGTTCACCGCCAACGCGGGAGTGGTCAACGGGAGTCAGTTCGTACCGGCAAGATTTCGCCATCCGGAGCGGCACGGAGAGACCGCACATGATGCGGAGTGGTTCGCCGGGCGCGGCTTCGAGGTCGAGTGGCTGCCCGACAACGTGGTGCACGAAGGCGCCGGCGACGCGCTGCCGTTCGGTCCGCAGGGCGAGCTCGTGCTGGTGTCGGCGTACAGGTTTCGCTCGGACGCCGCCTCACACCCCGCACTGTCCAAGCTGACCGGTGCGCCGGTCCGCTCGGTCGAGCTGGCCGACGAGCGGCTCTACCACCTCGATCTCACGTTCTGCCCTCTCGACGACCGGCGGGCCATGGTGGCGCCGCTCGGTCTCGATGCCTACGGGCGCAAGGTCATCGACGCCCTCGTCCCCGAGCCGCTGGTGTTGGAGGACGACGAGGCCTTGGCCTTCTGCGCAAACTCGGTGGTCGTCGGCGGCAACATCATCATGCCCTCCTGCCCGCCGCGGGTCGGTCGGATCCTGGAAGCCTGGGGCTTCGAGGTGGCGGTCGCCCCCGTCGACGAGTTCCTGATGGCCGGCGGCGCCTGCCGTTGCCTCACCCTCGCGCTCGACGTCGACCTTCGCACCGGCCTCAGCTAG